The segment ATGTTTATTGGAAAACCAGGCgtacaatattttattgaatatttcatcTTCAGTTCGTATCCATGAGAAAGCTGCACTGATCTGTTGCTGGCATTTTCCACAAGGCTTTCCAAGTTTAAGTTTACTTTTTGTCGGCCTCGtcgttctgaaaataaaaaaagcagcatacaagtagatattttacttttattacatacgcTGCGTGGAGAATATTTTGGAATCACCAGACTGAAATGAAAAACTGTGaagagtttcaaaataatttcaaaatgcccTACACTAACAGTCACAAGATAGTTGATCCCTCAGCGTGACCTTGACTTAGAACCAATAGTACTAGATCAATGCAGCGGCCATCCTGTACCAAGTGCATCTCAATTATTCATGTGGTTCATTAGGATGTACTTTTGAAACTGTGATCCTGAAACGTCTTGCCGAGTTCAAAGTTTTAAAGACGTCCCTATCAATGTGAAAAAAAAGTACTCGGCGAGGCAGATTTTTTCCTCAGATAAGAACAGGTTTTAATTAAGCTGAAGCGAtcgttaaaatataaatttcatatttgtgtTATGCTTCCAGGTCATGACGAAGAGGTAAACATTTAGCTCACGATTATTTGTATAAACCATTCGTGTAACCTTTTCAACCTTCTTATCCCCGCACTAGTGATTCTATGAGCTGATAAGCATTTATGAAGCATAGTTATTGTAAAAGTAACTTTTTCTTATATCAAATCTAATTATGACCCTGATATGATCCTGATGAGGTGAACATATTACCCACGTTTTGTGAAAATCCCACTCGGGGTTAGGACATATGATCCAAACAAGAAATAAgtcaaaatctttcaaaatgaccTCGTGATCTTGAATCATCATACTGGAACACAGGTTTTGCACAGTATCTTGATGAGATGAATATCAGACCCAAACTTGATGACAGTGTGACATGGCGTTTAGAAGATAGGGACTGCACACGAAATTAGGTCTGAAACTTTCAAACTAACCTAGCTTGACTTTGATCGGATACGGCTGGAACATGAGTTCTTCACACAGCCATGGTGAGGTGAACATTTGAACCGTGTTTGATGGAAATTCGACAGGACGTTTTAGAGACATGCACCAGGCAAAAATgttatggacggacggatgggTAGACGGATGGACGGGCGAAGACATCTCTATCTCCTGTCACCACGGCTGGGTATAAAGTTGAATACCGCTTAAGTTTGTACAACaacatatcttttataaaaaaaatgacttgccgtatTAGCGGGCTTGtcgtcttagcatattttgcattttCTACAGTTTTTCAATAATTCTGCTAAATTTTTGTCAACTAAGATCTCCTACAGAGCCGGCATTAAATCCCTATCAATCGGTAATACGTACGACACCTTTGGTGTCCAtaatcatccgtttttctgtcaaaaagggcacttgcttgccgtcttagcatgtTAATTTacactaaacaaaacagttttcctgttttcaggccaaaactgtttaTCTGTTCATAAAACCGATTAATTTTGAGTGTTATACTCACTTTGTAccttagcctgcgctttatttggtcatatataatttggaaataaagaacttacgctaCTTTGAAAAATCGAAGTGGCGGAATTCAGCTTGCCGtattagccataaaatgacgttaaagtcacgtggtatgggcacattgtatattcttttcatgaaatatgtttCTGTTAGTTGGTTAAATGCCGCTTTCTAGTCATTTGTTTCCAGACTTGTAAATCAAAGTCTGAGTTAGATATGAAACTATGTATATCATGCCACGCAAACACTTTCAACATGCTGCTTTATTCTGTGGCAAGGCTAAGTCCGTTATTTATGCAATATGCATTAGTATTAAAACACACACAGTAATGTGTCCCAACAGTCACGGTTTtgtaattgtgaaaaaaaaactaagttaaGTATTTAAAATAGCTTTCccatgtatatatgtttgttttaaactGTTCTGATAAAAGTTAAGTTTCAAGCTGTTAAATTTGGtattcttacattattattattatgaaatatagtgttgtttattttttatgaaatatcattTGTCATTTGTTagtgcttcaaggcatttagttCTTATAGTATGAAATACTCTGTGGTCAATATGATGCCAAAAcaattgttattgttttaatattatattgcaataaaatatgcaGAAATATGCACAAAATAAGGAAGGTCTAATTCGCACAGGAACATGTTCCAACAGTCacgtttatatatttaattaattcctttataattttcaaacaaaacagtaaaaaatttcatatataattatttttcctactacttttgttttcagctttcataaaaatgttaaattttagcaCTAAGTACATTTGATTAAATACTATAAAATGcacacatattaaatataaattccaATGGAAtactgcatttattttttttccaataagTGAGATACTAGATTATTCTTATTTCCTGCCATCTAGTACAGACGTTGTGCAAATGCATTAAACAACAAGAATTCTCCTCAATTTCACAAATAACTGATGTATTGTAATATCTAAAGTCTTGTCCCAACAGTCACGGTTTGAACCAAAAATAATGACTTAATTCTTCACATCAAATCTCAAAAATCACTCAAGGTATGTtaataaaattttgcatattGGCTTTAATGGCATtgttatatataatacatgtgtGTGTGTTAAGAAAAGTTATTGTTTCAACTTGttagaaaattgaaaatgttcaatattctttttatactttcattttaTCCTTATTTGaccaattattttgatatttggaTGTTATTCGTGCAgagaatatatgtatatttcatcCTCTACATCTAATCTAACTCAAAATTCAGAAAGGTACTGATACACATTTCTATTTCATTCCTAGAGTTTTGTGtaattttcaacacattttttaatttttcaaagattttctctCAGTAATAGGCATTTTTAAGACACTTGCACAGTTTTCAATAAAACagtatttgtttgataaaatttgaagCTTCGCCCACTAGAAACAACTAAGTGTTTTACATTTGCAAgaactttatttcttttacaaaatgtcaTGCTTATTTTGCTTTAGGCCTTCGAGTCTTACATGGTGTTTGAATTTCAAGGTGTCTCAAGGTCAAATTGCACGTTGGCTAGAAGAACTTAGtcaatataatatgaaaataaagcaTCGTTCAGGCAAAAAAAGCATAGTAATTGTGATGCTTTGTCAGGAATCCCCGATGAAGCGACCTGTACAAACTACAAGTTGGGAGTATCTTTGGACAAGCTGCCACGTGGAGGATGTGGTACATGCAAGAGAGCACATGATAAATGGGAAAAGTTTGTTGAGGATGTTGACGATGTGGTTCCATTGGCAAGTTTCCACTGAAGAAAAGCTTTTAGGGACAAAACAGTGGATAGGGTCTCTGTGTTGGAATTCCCGAACTTCGATCTAGGATATTTTATTCAACAGGTAACAGCTGATACTGGTACATTGCCTGAAGGTAAAGTTTGGGGTCATAGGTTGGACGAAATAATAAAAAGGCAACACGAAGATACTGACATGCAACTAATGATAGCATGGATACGTGATGGTATAGAACCATCGGACGGAACACTTTTCCTTGTAAGTCCGGCAAGTAAATATATGTGGATAAACAGGGAATTGTTTCAGTTAGACCAGGAGGTCTTGTGGAAAAAACCCCACAGACGAGTTGTTAGACTGGACTTTAGTAGTATCGAAGTCATTGAAGGAGGCGGTATCGCAAGACAATCATGATGTATCCATCGCAGGTCATAAAGATTATGAACGCACAAAGGAACggactaaagaaaaatatttttggtatcgCATGTCTCGTGATGTCAAAACGTATGTGATTTCATGTCCAGTTTTTAACCAGTTCACGAAAGCTACGCGACACATGAAAGCACCGTTAACAATATTCCATGTTTGTGCGCCTTTGGAAAGAGTACATTTGGATTTCATGggatcattacaaaaacaaatagaGGTAATGAATATATCTTTATGATAGTAGACCAATTCTCTAAATGGGTGGAATGTATTCCATTACCTTCTCAATCAGCAGAGGTAACAGCAAAAGCAGTTGTAACCGAATTTTTCTGCAGATTTGGCTTTCCATATCAAATCATTACAGATCAGGGTCGTaattttgacagtaaataatTTACTTCTGTTTGTGATTTACTCCGAATTCACAAGGCTACAACAACTGCCCAACAGGGATTAGAATGTAAAATTACCACTGATAGCTAGTGCAATGAGAAGCACGGTGAACAGAAGTACAGGTTTTTCTCCAAACAGTACGATGCTTGGCAGAGAAACCACCACACCGGTAGATTTAATGTTATGTATTACGTCCAGTAAGAATCACCCACCGGCAATTTATGTTAAAGAGCTGGAGAGAAATATGATTCAGGCGCATGAAACTGCACGGAAACACTTGACGGAAAATCTGTGTAGAAACAAAAGAGATTACGATTTGAAGGTCTTGCAGAAAGAATACCAAGTTTGGGATGCTGTGCATATGCTGGACATGGCGACAGTTAAGGGAAAAACTAGAAAGTTAGTCCTTTTTTTTAAAG is part of the Mercenaria mercenaria strain notata unplaced genomic scaffold, MADL_Memer_1 contig_3480, whole genome shotgun sequence genome and harbors:
- the LOC128553104 gene encoding uncharacterized protein LOC128553104 produces the protein MRSTVNRSTGFSPNSTMLGRETTTPVDLMLCITSSKNHPPAIYVKELERNMIQAHETARKHLTENLCRNKRDYDLKVLQKEYQVWDAVHMLDMATVKGKTRKLGWDNVSDSLFRELVHDQYRLAVRQGNSGWIRDARYYSGLRFIGSPDWMEEALPEVSLGKSRSMHPGLGRH